A single region of the Desulfuromonas sp. genome encodes:
- a CDS encoding deoxyguanosinetriphosphate triphosphohydrolase codes for MERKALAPYAALSKESLGRRFDEPFKDSRPAFERDRDRIIHCAAFRRLEYKTQVFVNHEGDYYRTRLTHSLEVAQIARGIARRLSLNEDLTEALALAHDLGHTPFGHTGEDVLNRLMAEFGGFEHNRQSLRVVEELEERYPGFNGLNLSWETREGIIKHSSEFDHPDASDAAEYRPEIQPTLEAQLIDLADEIAYNNHDIDDGLKAGHIRQEDLVGLDLWDETSRLVSEKFPLLDQERHIYQTISHLIGALIEDLVVTTASNITLHGITDLESVRRHSSRLVAFSPEMKRKNGQLKSFLFHRLYHHYKVERMRVKAERFITLLFETYISSPFLLPFNYQNKFEKAGRERVICDHIAGMTDRYALDEYKRLFEPYERV; via the coding sequence ATGGAAAGAAAGGCACTGGCCCCTTATGCGGCCCTCAGCAAGGAGAGCCTGGGGCGCCGCTTCGACGAGCCTTTCAAGGATTCCCGGCCGGCCTTTGAAAGGGACCGGGACCGGATCATCCATTGCGCGGCCTTTCGGCGCCTCGAGTACAAGACCCAGGTCTTTGTCAACCACGAGGGGGACTACTACCGGACCCGCCTGACCCATTCCCTGGAGGTGGCCCAGATCGCCCGGGGGATCGCCCGCAGGCTCTCCCTCAACGAGGACCTGACCGAGGCCCTCGCCCTCGCCCACGACCTGGGCCACACCCCTTTCGGCCACACCGGGGAGGACGTTCTCAACCGGCTCATGGCCGAGTTCGGCGGTTTTGAACATAACCGGCAGTCCCTGAGGGTCGTCGAGGAACTCGAAGAGCGTTACCCGGGGTTCAACGGCCTCAACCTTTCCTGGGAAACCCGGGAAGGGATCATCAAGCACTCTTCCGAGTTCGACCACCCGGACGCCTCCGATGCGGCCGAATATCGCCCGGAGATCCAGCCCACCCTTGAGGCCCAGCTCATCGACCTCGCCGATGAAATCGCCTACAACAACCACGACATCGATGACGGGCTGAAAGCTGGCCATATCCGGCAGGAAGATCTGGTGGGTCTGGACCTCTGGGATGAAACTTCCCGCCTGGTCAGTGAAAAGTTCCCTCTTCTCGACCAGGAACGTCACATCTACCAGACCATCAGCCATCTCATCGGCGCCCTGATTGAAGACCTGGTCGTCACCACGGCCAGCAACATCACCCTCCACGGCATTACCGACCTTGAAAGCGTCCGCCGCCACTCTTCCCGCCTCGTTGCTTTCAGCCCCGAGATGAAAAGGAAAAACGGCCAGCTGAAGTCGTTCCTTTTCCATCGGCTCTACCATCATTACAAGGTGGAACGCATGCGCGTCAAGGCGGAGCGTTTCATTACCCTCCTGTTCGAAACCTACATTTCGTCTCCCTTCCTGCTCCCCTTCAACTACCAGAACAAATTCGAAAAGGCTGGCCGCGAGAGGGTCATCTGCGACCATATTGCAGGGATGACGGACCGCTACGCTCTCGACGAATACAAAAGACTGTTTGAGCCCTACGAGAGGGTCTGA
- the rsmD gene encoding 16S rRNA (guanine(966)-N(2))-methyltransferase RsmD, whose amino-acid sequence MRIIGGTMKGKKLATFSGRHIRPTPDRVREAIFSILFSRAGTLSGNSVLDLFSGTGAMALEALSRGAGRAVLIDQGAEAARLITENLRACEFLERAEFRSQDVLSALPRLPAERPFDLIFLDPPYRKGLVPTVLEAIAVRGLLAPGGWIVAEEARGEDVAPLPGGLVLCESRNYGATAVHLLTHNEQKAQG is encoded by the coding sequence GTGCGCATCATCGGCGGAACCATGAAGGGCAAAAAGCTGGCGACATTTTCCGGCCGCCATATCCGCCCCACGCCGGACCGGGTGCGCGAGGCGATCTTCAGCATTCTTTTCAGCAGGGCCGGCACCCTTTCCGGCAACTCGGTCCTGGATCTCTTTTCGGGGACCGGCGCCATGGCCCTGGAGGCCCTGAGCAGGGGGGCCGGCCGGGCCGTATTGATCGACCAGGGGGCGGAAGCCGCCCGGCTCATTACCGAGAACCTCCGCGCCTGCGAGTTCCTGGAGCGGGCGGAGTTCAGGAGTCAGGACGTTCTCTCGGCCCTCCCCCGCCTGCCCGCCGAGCGCCCCTTCGACCTGATCTTTCTCGACCCGCCATACCGGAAGGGGCTGGTTCCGACCGTGCTGGAGGCCATCGCCGTTCGCGGGCTCCTCGCCCCTGGGGGCTGGATTGTCGCCGAAGAGGCCCGTGGCGAGGATGTCGCACCGCTGCCGGGCGGGCTGGTTCTATGCGAAAGCCGCAATTACGGAGCGACGGCGGTTCATCTTCTCACCCACAACGAGCAGAAAGCGCAAGGGTAA
- the coaD gene encoding pantetheine-phosphate adenylyltransferase, producing the protein MPSHVAVYPGSFDPVTYGHLDIIQRGLQVFDKIVVAVARNSEKNALFTIDERLEMIREAVGNEPRLELDTFDGLLVDYVVSRESRVILRGLRAVSDFEYEFQIAQMNHTVQEKVETLFMMTSVPYGYLSSSIVKEVASLKGPVDSFVPPVVKKALEKKFGPTKSSP; encoded by the coding sequence ATGCCGAGTCATGTTGCAGTGTATCCAGGGTCTTTCGACCCTGTCACCTACGGCCACCTGGACATCATCCAGCGCGGCCTCCAGGTCTTCGACAAAATCGTCGTGGCGGTCGCTCGGAATTCGGAAAAAAACGCCCTTTTCACCATCGATGAACGCCTGGAGATGATCCGCGAAGCCGTTGGGAACGAACCCCGCCTGGAATTGGACACTTTTGACGGCCTGCTGGTCGACTACGTGGTGTCCCGAGAATCCCGTGTCATCTTGCGTGGACTTCGGGCGGTTTCCGATTTCGAGTACGAGTTCCAGATCGCCCAGATGAACCACACCGTTCAGGAAAAAGTGGAGACCCTGTTCATGATGACTTCGGTCCCCTACGGCTACCTGAGTTCGTCCATCGTCAAGGAGGTCGCCTCCCTGAAGGGCCCCGTCGATTCCTTCGTCCCTCCGGTGGTCAAAAAGGCCCTCGAGAAAAAGTTCGGCCCGACAAAATCGTCTCCCTGA
- a CDS encoding EAL domain-containing protein — MNFFNSIKKKVWLCVNVAFFGFLVATLSMLYSNTQVSEHLAITEDFDFPLAQKSTRVLNLFKEQKALYEEGYLVGQAESVAEANRLGIEILAVFDEMLSLKGDARYQHMEEHRGCDKLIYMYREYFDLASRLYPVLARGEDPTTRLEEVRKVGLFQTELLAKLTKSAEKYNKTVIDDLAFLKVRARYSNIFLINLFALVLLVTLILVNYVGNRMLIRPLGHIKEMVGRFGRGETIHPPEMNLESRDEIAQLGSAFLQMTENLLKTTVSKAYVDNILENMRDGLVVVGEDLNIKTVNKALLDMLGYEQGKALGEQIDAILVTAGEGRATPATLVCQNEERKFRASDGRQIPILFSGTELFDGDGHTQGYVCVGIDITDLKRAQMKIEEQHRFLNNIFDSIQHPFYVVNVADYTISMSNSVFRPEGGLGDVTCHQLTHDSPVPCRGEEHICPLKEVVRTKEPVTTEHLHGDRIFEVHGYPIFDAAGEVVQMIEYSLDITERKEAERRLAQLAEVDFLTGLPNRKVLHDNLKQALALARRQGQRVGVLFLDLDRFKVINDSLGHTFGDLLLKSVGQRLAGCLRESDIIARFGGDEFVVILPGMVEEKDASLAAERIIEGLEEPIEVEGHTIFCSTSIGIAVYPHDGSDPEALLKNADTAMYLAKGQGGGCYQFFSREMDVQTQDRLNLENQMRRALQQKDFLLHFQPQFDIRNHQVIGSEALVRWKGGDGELIPPGRFIPLAEETGLIIPLGEWILRSACAQNKAWQRAGLKPTTVAVNISGRQLQQDDFIGMVERVLEETGLDAKYLELELTESTIIQNVQKNILILRRLKEMGISLAIDDFGTGYSSLSYLKDFPIDRLKIDRAFIRHIGERAADEAFAKAIIAMSRSLGVEVLAEGVEARSQLVFLQLNECHHAQGFFLGKPLPADEFTALLESPRDLIPSLSLVKP, encoded by the coding sequence ATGAATTTTTTCAACAGCATCAAAAAGAAAGTCTGGCTGTGCGTCAACGTGGCTTTTTTCGGCTTCCTGGTGGCTACCCTTTCGATGCTGTACTCCAACACCCAGGTGTCCGAACACCTGGCCATAACAGAGGATTTTGATTTTCCTCTAGCCCAAAAAAGTACCAGGGTACTCAACCTCTTCAAGGAGCAGAAGGCTCTCTACGAAGAGGGCTATCTCGTCGGGCAGGCGGAGTCGGTCGCCGAGGCCAACCGTCTTGGGATCGAAATCCTCGCCGTGTTCGACGAAATGCTCTCCCTCAAGGGAGACGCGCGCTACCAGCACATGGAGGAACATCGGGGCTGCGACAAGTTGATCTATATGTACCGCGAATATTTCGATCTCGCATCCCGACTCTACCCAGTTCTTGCCCGGGGCGAAGACCCGACGACACGTCTCGAGGAGGTTCGCAAGGTAGGGCTTTTCCAAACAGAACTTCTCGCCAAGCTGACCAAGTCCGCCGAAAAATACAACAAGACGGTGATCGACGACCTCGCCTTTCTGAAGGTGAGGGCCAGATACTCCAACATCTTCCTCATCAACCTGTTCGCCCTGGTTCTCCTGGTCACCCTCATCCTGGTCAATTACGTGGGCAATCGGATGCTGATCAGACCCCTGGGCCATATCAAGGAGATGGTGGGGCGCTTCGGCAGGGGCGAAACGATCCATCCGCCCGAGATGAACCTGGAGTCCCGGGACGAGATCGCCCAGTTGGGATCCGCGTTTTTACAGATGACGGAAAACCTCCTCAAAACGACGGTTTCCAAGGCCTATGTAGACAACATCCTGGAGAATATGCGCGACGGCCTCGTGGTGGTCGGCGAGGACCTGAACATCAAAACGGTCAACAAGGCCCTTCTCGACATGCTCGGGTACGAGCAAGGGAAAGCGCTTGGGGAACAGATCGACGCCATTCTTGTAACGGCCGGGGAGGGGAGGGCGACACCGGCGACCCTTGTGTGCCAGAACGAGGAAAGAAAATTTCGGGCCAGCGATGGGAGGCAGATTCCGATCCTTTTCTCAGGGACCGAGCTTTTCGACGGGGACGGTCATACTCAGGGATACGTCTGTGTCGGGATCGACATCACCGATCTGAAACGGGCCCAGATGAAGATCGAGGAGCAGCACCGGTTCCTGAACAATATTTTCGATTCCATCCAGCATCCCTTCTACGTCGTCAACGTGGCCGACTACACCATATCTATGTCCAATTCCGTCTTTCGGCCCGAAGGCGGCCTCGGGGACGTCACCTGCCACCAACTGACCCACGATTCGCCGGTCCCATGCCGCGGCGAGGAGCATATCTGCCCCCTCAAGGAGGTGGTCCGGACAAAAGAACCGGTGACCACCGAACACCTCCACGGGGACCGGATTTTCGAGGTGCATGGCTATCCCATTTTCGACGCCGCCGGAGAGGTGGTCCAGATGATCGAGTATTCCCTCGACATCACCGAGCGCAAGGAAGCCGAACGGCGCCTGGCCCAACTCGCCGAGGTCGATTTCCTGACCGGTCTGCCCAACCGCAAGGTCCTGCACGACAACCTGAAGCAGGCCCTGGCCCTGGCCCGGCGGCAGGGACAGAGGGTGGGGGTGCTGTTCCTGGACCTCGACCGGTTCAAGGTCATCAACGATTCCCTGGGTCACACCTTCGGGGACCTCCTCCTCAAGTCGGTCGGCCAGCGCTTGGCCGGGTGCCTGCGGGAGAGTGACATCATCGCCCGCTTTGGCGGTGACGAGTTCGTCGTCATCCTTCCGGGAATGGTCGAAGAGAAGGATGCCTCTCTGGCCGCAGAAAGGATTATAGAGGGGCTGGAGGAGCCAATCGAAGTGGAAGGGCACACCATCTTCTGCTCGACCAGCATCGGCATCGCGGTCTACCCTCATGACGGGTCGGACCCGGAGGCCCTGCTGAAAAACGCCGACACAGCCATGTACCTTGCCAAGGGGCAGGGAGGCGGCTGTTATCAGTTCTTCTCCCGCGAGATGGATGTCCAGACCCAGGACCGACTGAACCTAGAAAACCAGATGCGCCGCGCCCTGCAGCAGAAGGATTTCCTCCTTCACTTCCAACCCCAGTTCGATATCCGCAACCACCAGGTCATCGGCAGCGAGGCCCTGGTTCGCTGGAAGGGTGGCGATGGGGAACTGATCCCTCCGGGCCGGTTCATTCCCCTGGCCGAGGAGACCGGCCTGATCATCCCCCTCGGCGAATGGATTCTGCGCAGTGCCTGCGCCCAGAACAAGGCCTGGCAACGGGCCGGCCTGAAACCGACCACCGTGGCCGTCAACATTTCGGGCCGCCAGCTCCAGCAGGATGATTTCATCGGAATGGTCGAGAGAGTGCTTGAGGAGACCGGCCTCGATGCGAAGTATCTGGAACTGGAACTGACGGAAAGCACCATCATTCAGAATGTTCAGAAAAACATTTTGATATTGCGCCGCCTCAAAGAAATGGGCATCAGCCTGGCCATCGACGATTTCGGCACCGGCTACTCATCCCTGAGCTACCTGAAGGACTTTCCCATCGACCGGCTCAAGATCGACAGGGCCTTTATCCGGCATATCGGGGAGAGGGCGGCCGACGAGGCCTTCGCCAAAGCTATCATTGCCATGTCCCGCAGCCTTGGCGTGGAGGTCCTCGCCGAGGGGGTGGAGGCCCGCTCCCAACTCGTCTTTCTTCAGCTCAACGAATGCCATCATGCCCAGGGTTTTTTCCTCGGCAAGCCTCTCCCCGCCGACGAGTTCACCGCCCTCCTCGAGTCCCCCCGGGACCTCATCCCTTCACTGTCCCTCGTCAAGCCCTGA
- the yhbY gene encoding ribosome assembly RNA-binding protein YhbY yields the protein MEKLSGKQARFLRGLGHHLKPCVMLGKEGLTDSLVASVEEALEIHELIKIKIQEGCLLDRKDVAETLSQRMGAQVAQVLGRTILLYRRGIDPKIKLP from the coding sequence ATGGAAAAATTGAGCGGCAAACAGGCACGCTTCCTCCGCGGCCTCGGGCACCATCTGAAACCTTGCGTCATGTTGGGCAAAGAGGGACTCACGGACAGCCTTGTCGCCTCCGTGGAGGAGGCCCTCGAGATTCACGAACTGATCAAAATCAAAATCCAGGAGGGTTGCCTACTGGATCGCAAGGACGTTGCCGAGACCCTCTCCCAAAGAATGGGCGCCCAGGTAGCCCAGGTTTTAGGCAGAACAATCCTCCTTTACCGGCGGGGAATCGACCCGAAAATCAAGCTCCCCTGA
- a CDS encoding c-type cytochrome, producing the protein MGIRLGLVFASALLLTSCGPARDASEAQASVSAETLLSSTPETNQDEGERVFQKLCVICHGLGVAGAPKAGDSEAWAARIDQGMETLVEHALLGFQGEQGVMPPRGGDMSLSDAEVEAAVSYMVEVSR; encoded by the coding sequence ATGGGAATCCGCCTGGGACTGGTTTTCGCAAGCGCTCTTTTGTTGACCTCCTGCGGACCGGCCCGAGATGCCTCCGAAGCCCAGGCTTCTGTCTCGGCGGAGACCCTCCTCTCGTCCACCCCGGAAACGAACCAGGACGAGGGGGAAAGGGTTTTTCAAAAGCTGTGCGTGATTTGCCACGGCCTGGGCGTCGCCGGTGCGCCGAAAGCAGGGGACTCCGAGGCCTGGGCGGCGCGCATCGACCAAGGCATGGAGACCCTTGTCGAGCATGCCCTTCTCGGCTTTCAGGGCGAACAGGGCGTCATGCCCCCGAGAGGAGGCGACATGTCCCTCTCCGATGCCGAGGTGGAAGCCGCCGTGTCGTACATGGTCGAAGTGAGTCGATAA
- a CDS encoding EAL domain-containing protein: protein MKDTSYWPAVPNRKNAALRVVAGYLLFWGAWSLFAANVLELVVPASSPGLLKGLKEGLFICFSAVLVFALVRGNLSSQRREDERLQEIMRGVSAQVGDAFFDQLSLQLSRALNVEYAFIGQFDDQNGDELKTVAVSVRGKKRANFIDPLEGSPCGEIRDGHSFCLAEDARRHFPHSPLLSERGVESFVGTPLFDSDDNPMGLIAVMDGRPITDRYRAESMLRIFAARASAELERQRNENAIARLAFYDSVTGLPKQQLFKERLDEAIAAARLKGQELEVLYLDFDRFRTIVRTLGHPAEEVLLKEISGRLSDALEGEEFLAQAGSDEFLLMATDVESPEKAEGLASRLLEALQAPFSYQGHSLHLSASIGLAMFPYDGEDTETMIRNADAARTRTKQMGGNHYQFYFPDIGNYSLSALILENRLHQALEKDEFALRYQPQMNLRTGLVEGMEALVFWKQPEAKPVGPSDFIPLAEETGLIDPIGEWVLREACVQNRRWQEAGLPPQRMSVNVSARQFFQSSIVELVARILEETGLEGRWLGLEITESVIMQDVKQAIDTLHQLKAMGVQVIIDDFGTGYSSLSYLKQFPIDTLKLYQSFVAGIPDDTGDKAITAAVIAMAHTLNLELVAEGVEKAEQRDFLSEKGCDKIQGFLFSVPLKAEEVTELLSG from the coding sequence ATGAAAGACACCTCCTACTGGCCAGCAGTCCCAAACCGTAAAAATGCGGCTCTCCGGGTCGTTGCTGGCTACCTGCTGTTTTGGGGGGCATGGTCCCTATTTGCCGCCAACGTTCTGGAATTGGTCGTCCCCGCGTCTTCTCCGGGTCTGCTCAAAGGTCTTAAGGAAGGGCTTTTTATTTGTTTCTCGGCCGTCCTGGTCTTTGCCCTGGTGCGCGGCAACCTCTCTTCGCAGCGACGGGAAGACGAGAGGCTGCAGGAGATCATGCGGGGGGTTTCTGCCCAGGTGGGAGACGCTTTTTTCGACCAGCTTTCCCTTCAACTCAGCCGGGCGTTGAACGTAGAGTATGCCTTTATCGGACAATTCGATGATCAGAACGGCGACGAGTTGAAAACCGTGGCGGTCTCGGTGCGGGGGAAAAAACGAGCCAATTTCATCGACCCTCTCGAGGGATCCCCCTGCGGCGAAATCAGGGACGGGCACTCCTTCTGCCTGGCTGAGGATGCGCGGCGGCACTTTCCCCACTCCCCGCTCCTGTCTGAGCGGGGAGTGGAGAGCTTCGTCGGCACCCCCCTGTTCGATTCGGACGATAACCCCATGGGCCTCATCGCAGTGATGGATGGCCGGCCGATCACCGACCGTTACCGGGCCGAATCGATGCTGAGGATTTTTGCCGCCCGCGCTTCCGCGGAGCTGGAGCGACAACGCAATGAAAACGCCATCGCCCGGCTGGCATTTTACGACTCCGTCACCGGTCTGCCCAAGCAGCAACTGTTCAAAGAGCGGCTCGACGAGGCCATTGCCGCGGCCAGGCTCAAGGGACAGGAATTGGAGGTCCTTTACCTGGACTTCGATCGTTTCCGGACCATTGTAAGGACCCTGGGCCATCCCGCAGAAGAGGTTCTTCTCAAGGAGATCTCCGGGCGGCTGTCCGATGCCCTTGAGGGGGAGGAGTTCCTCGCCCAGGCAGGAAGCGACGAGTTTCTACTGATGGCCACAGACGTTGAATCCCCCGAGAAGGCCGAAGGGCTGGCCTCTCGACTGCTCGAAGCCCTGCAGGCCCCCTTCAGCTACCAGGGGCACTCCCTGCACCTGTCGGCGAGCATCGGCCTGGCCATGTTTCCCTATGACGGCGAGGACACCGAGACCATGATAAGGAACGCCGACGCGGCGAGAACTCGAACCAAGCAGATGGGGGGGAATCACTATCAGTTTTACTTCCCGGATATCGGGAACTACTCTCTCAGTGCCCTAATCCTTGAAAACCGTCTTCATCAGGCTCTTGAAAAGGATGAGTTCGCCCTGCGATACCAGCCGCAGATGAATCTGCGCACTGGCCTCGTCGAGGGCATGGAAGCACTCGTGTTCTGGAAGCAACCCGAGGCGAAACCGGTCGGCCCCTCCGATTTCATCCCCCTGGCGGAGGAGACCGGTCTGATCGACCCTATCGGCGAGTGGGTTCTGCGCGAGGCCTGCGTGCAGAATCGCAGGTGGCAAGAGGCGGGACTGCCACCACAGCGGATGTCGGTCAACGTCTCTGCGCGGCAGTTTTTTCAGAGCAGCATTGTGGAACTGGTCGCCAGGATACTGGAGGAAACGGGTCTGGAGGGGCGGTGGCTGGGGCTGGAGATCACCGAAAGCGTGATCATGCAAGATGTCAAGCAGGCCATCGATACCCTGCATCAACTTAAGGCGATGGGAGTTCAGGTTATTATCGACGATTTTGGAACGGGGTACTCATCCCTGAGCTACCTCAAGCAGTTCCCCATCGACACGTTGAAACTCTACCAGTCCTTTGTTGCCGGGATTCCGGACGATACCGGCGACAAGGCGATCACGGCAGCGGTGATCGCCATGGCTCATACTCTGAACTTGGAGTTGGTCGCCGAGGGGGTCGAGAAGGCGGAACAGCGTGACTTCCTCAGCGAAAAGGGCTGCGACAAGATCCAGGGGTTCCTTTTCAGCGTTCCCCTCAAAGCCGAGGAGGTCACGGAGCTTCTTTCCGGATGA
- a CDS encoding MBL fold metallo-hydrolase, which yields MKVRLTILCENTVGRPIKAVGEHGFACFVETVGGNYLFDTGQGAGILRNASVLNKDLAGIESLVLSHGHYDHAGGLVDVLGATGELKVHAQPEIFQERFWVGEHEKRFIGIPYRRPLLEALGARFHFERQFRDIAPGVFLSGEVPRTTSFERGDPHLMVTSDTGDGFEPDPFKDDLSLVLDTAKGLVVVVGCAHAGLVNIMRHVLDQTGKDRIYAVVGGTHLAGANEEQFDATLGALQDFGIEKIGTSHCTGQLRGAQIQSRFGRRFFFASVGASLEAG from the coding sequence ATGAAAGTACGTCTCACCATTTTGTGCGAGAATACCGTCGGGCGTCCCATTAAGGCCGTGGGGGAACATGGGTTTGCCTGCTTCGTGGAAACCGTGGGGGGCAATTACCTCTTCGACACCGGACAGGGTGCGGGCATTCTGCGCAACGCCTCGGTCCTGAACAAGGATCTCGCCGGCATCGAGTCCCTGGTCCTCAGTCACGGCCACTACGATCACGCCGGGGGCCTGGTCGATGTTCTTGGGGCGACCGGCGAGCTGAAGGTTCATGCCCAACCTGAAATCTTTCAGGAGCGCTTTTGGGTCGGGGAACACGAAAAGCGATTTATCGGAATCCCCTACAGAAGGCCTCTCCTCGAGGCGCTCGGCGCCCGCTTTCACTTCGAACGGCAGTTCCGGGATATCGCACCGGGGGTTTTCCTCAGCGGAGAGGTTCCCCGTACGACCTCCTTCGAGAGGGGCGACCCTCACCTGATGGTCACCTCGGATACGGGGGACGGTTTTGAACCCGACCCCTTCAAAGACGATCTCTCCCTTGTCCTTGACACAGCGAAGGGCCTGGTCGTCGTCGTAGGGTGCGCTCACGCGGGGCTTGTGAACATCATGCGTCACGTTCTCGACCAGACCGGGAAGGACCGCATTTACGCGGTGGTGGGAGGGACCCACCTGGCCGGGGCGAACGAAGAGCAGTTCGACGCCACCCTGGGGGCGTTGCAGGATTTCGGAATCGAGAAGATAGGAACCTCTCACTGCACCGGGCAGCTGCGGGGAGCTCAGATCCAATCCCGGTTCGGGAGGCGTTTTTTCTTCGCTTCGGTGGGGGCCTCTCTGGAAGCAGGATAA
- a CDS encoding c-type cytochrome has protein sequence MVRFWVFVSILCLLLMGCGKEGEKAPPVKSAPVQAKTETAPPAASLAPSGEDQPELEKGAADKDLGAGIYQKACAACHSAGVAGAPKTGDKEAWQPRLAQGMETLVSHSLIGYKGAAGYMPARGGIATLSDEEVKAAVHFMIEKSR, from the coding sequence ATGGTGCGCTTCTGGGTATTTGTGTCAATCCTCTGTTTGCTTTTGATGGGCTGCGGCAAGGAGGGGGAAAAGGCTCCCCCCGTAAAATCCGCCCCCGTTCAGGCCAAGACCGAAACAGCACCGCCAGCCGCAAGCCTTGCCCCCTCGGGAGAAGACCAACCGGAGCTCGAGAAGGGCGCGGCTGACAAGGACCTTGGCGCGGGAATCTATCAAAAGGCATGTGCGGCCTGCCATAGCGCCGGGGTGGCCGGGGCGCCGAAGACCGGAGACAAGGAGGCCTGGCAGCCAAGGCTCGCCCAGGGAATGGAAACCCTGGTGTCCCATTCCCTCATTGGATACAAAGGGGCTGCCGGCTATATGCCGGCTCGGGGAGGAATCGCAACACTCTCCGACGAGGAGGTCAAGGCAGCGGTCCACTTCATGATCGAAAAGAGCCGCTAG